The following are encoded in a window of Microcaecilia unicolor chromosome 7, aMicUni1.1, whole genome shotgun sequence genomic DNA:
- the PRODH2 gene encoding hydroxyproline dehydrogenase isoform X2 yields the protein MLALVAPLKRDVLRLPSLCCLSLPLRPPLSHSVLYTTLEPSGAGINFNDGKVFRLKSNWEILRGLFIFRLCSFPTLVNNSLKMMKFGRRIVGQRIFEAVMRASVYGQFVAGESLSEIQQCMEKLRKMGIRPMLAVPIEEDVGEDKSGEIWYSKNLDTMLRCVDISCIGGSRSMMQLKVTALMSADLCKKITICLRDPVLAKELSIEKLTTVMNGQNNLFSCLTEPENQHFQASLQRLSCIGRYAKDHGVRVLVDAEYTYMNPALTLVTMAMMAQCNQIEPWIWNTYQCYLKESYDLLCRDVALADRLGICFGVKLVRGAYMDKERKLAKEKGYEDPINRDWETTNQRMRELNIPQDGGAVCFGQLLGMCDQVSLTLGQAGYAIYKSIPYGSVDDVVPYLVRRAQENQTVLQGIRKERDLLRKELKHRVFRRN from the exons ATGTTGGCTCTAGTAGCTCCCCTAAAGAGGGATGTGCTAAGACTCCCCTCTCTGTGCTGCCTGTCACTTCCCCTCAGACCTCCCTTGTCCCATTCTGTTCTCTATACAACACTAGAACCATCTGGTGCTGGAATCAACTTCAATGATGGAAAGGTCTTTCGGCTGAAAAGCAACTGGGAGATCCTTCGGGGACTCTTCATATTTCGCCTCTGCTCCTTCCCCACCTTGGTCAACAACTCCCTGAAG atgatgaaatttggtaGGAGAATTGTGGGCCAGCGGATATTTGAGGCGGTAATGCGAGCCTCTGTGTATGGGCAGTTTGTGGCTGGAGAGAGCCTGTCAGAGATTCAGCAATGCatggaaaaactgaggaagatGGGGATTCGCCCCATGCTGGCAGTACCTATTGAAGAAGATGTGGGAGAGGACAAATCTGG AGAGATCTGGTACTCAAAGAACCTGGACACTATGCTGCGCTGTGTGGATATCTCTTGCATCGGTGGTTCccgctccatgatgcaactgaAAGTCACTGCTCTAATGAGTGCAGATTTATGT AAAAAGATTACCATATGTCTGAGGGACCCTGTGTTGGCAAAGGAACTGAGCATAGAGAAACTCACCACAGTCATGAATGGACAG AATAACCTGTTCTCCTGCCTGACAGAGCCAGAGAACCAGCACTTCCAGGCTTCACTCCAGCGCCTCAGCTGCATTGGGCGG TATGCCAAAGACCATGGAGTACGTGTTTTGGTGGATGCGGAGTATACATACATGAACCCTGCACTGACATTGGTTACTATGGCTATGATGGCACAATGCAATCAGATAGAGCCTTGGATTTGGAACACCTACCAGTGCTACCTTAAG GAATCATATGACCTCCTCTGCCGAGATGTGGCATTGGCTGACCGGTTGGGCATTTGTTTTGGTGTGAAGCTTGTTCGTGGGGCATACATGGATAAGGAACGAAAACTGGCAAAGGAGAAAGGCTATGAGGACCCCATCAACCGAGACTGGGAGACAACAAATCAGAG AATGCGTGAGCTGAATATTCCCCAGGACGGAGGTGCTGTATGCTTTGGGCAGCTGCTGGGCATGTGCGACCAAGTCTCCCTCACCTTGG GTCAAGCCGGATATGCAATCTACAAATCCATCCCATATGGCTCTGTGGATGATGTTGTACCATACTTGGTCCGCAGGGCTCAGGAGAATCAAACAGTACTGCAGGGAATCCGCAAGGAGAGAGATCTTCTACGGAAGGAGCTGAAGCACAGAGTCTTCCGAAGGAACTAG
- the PRODH2 gene encoding hydroxyproline dehydrogenase isoform X1, with the protein MLALVAPLKRDVLRLPSLCCLSLPLRPPLSHSVLYTTLEPSGAGINFNDGKVFRLKSNWEILRGLFIFRLCSFPTLVNNSLKMMKFGRRIVGQRIFEAVMRASVYGQFVAGESLSEIQQCMEKLRKMGIRPMLAVPIEEDVGEDKSGEIWYSKNLDTMLRCVDISCIGGSRSMMQLKVTALMSADLCKKITICLRDPVLAKELSIEKLTTVMNGQNNLFSCLTEPENQHFQASLQRLSCIGRYAKDHGVRVLVDAEYTYMNPALTLVTMAMMAQCNQIEPWIWNTYQCYLKESYDLLCRDVALADRLGICFGVKLVRGAYMDKERKLAKEKGYEDPINRDWETTNQSYQRSLDMMLELIGKHGNCYNIIVASHNEESVLHAVQRMRELNIPQDGGAVCFGQLLGMCDQVSLTLGQAGYAIYKSIPYGSVDDVVPYLVRRAQENQTVLQGIRKERDLLRKELKHRVFRRN; encoded by the exons ATGTTGGCTCTAGTAGCTCCCCTAAAGAGGGATGTGCTAAGACTCCCCTCTCTGTGCTGCCTGTCACTTCCCCTCAGACCTCCCTTGTCCCATTCTGTTCTCTATACAACACTAGAACCATCTGGTGCTGGAATCAACTTCAATGATGGAAAGGTCTTTCGGCTGAAAAGCAACTGGGAGATCCTTCGGGGACTCTTCATATTTCGCCTCTGCTCCTTCCCCACCTTGGTCAACAACTCCCTGAAG atgatgaaatttggtaGGAGAATTGTGGGCCAGCGGATATTTGAGGCGGTAATGCGAGCCTCTGTGTATGGGCAGTTTGTGGCTGGAGAGAGCCTGTCAGAGATTCAGCAATGCatggaaaaactgaggaagatGGGGATTCGCCCCATGCTGGCAGTACCTATTGAAGAAGATGTGGGAGAGGACAAATCTGG AGAGATCTGGTACTCAAAGAACCTGGACACTATGCTGCGCTGTGTGGATATCTCTTGCATCGGTGGTTCccgctccatgatgcaactgaAAGTCACTGCTCTAATGAGTGCAGATTTATGT AAAAAGATTACCATATGTCTGAGGGACCCTGTGTTGGCAAAGGAACTGAGCATAGAGAAACTCACCACAGTCATGAATGGACAG AATAACCTGTTCTCCTGCCTGACAGAGCCAGAGAACCAGCACTTCCAGGCTTCACTCCAGCGCCTCAGCTGCATTGGGCGG TATGCCAAAGACCATGGAGTACGTGTTTTGGTGGATGCGGAGTATACATACATGAACCCTGCACTGACATTGGTTACTATGGCTATGATGGCACAATGCAATCAGATAGAGCCTTGGATTTGGAACACCTACCAGTGCTACCTTAAG GAATCATATGACCTCCTCTGCCGAGATGTGGCATTGGCTGACCGGTTGGGCATTTGTTTTGGTGTGAAGCTTGTTCGTGGGGCATACATGGATAAGGAACGAAAACTGGCAAAGGAGAAAGGCTATGAGGACCCCATCAACCGAGACTGGGAGACAACAAATCAGAG CTATCAGCGTTCCCTGGACATGATGCTGGAACTTATTGGGAAACATGGGAACTGTTACAATATAATTGTGGCAAGTCACAATGAAGAGTCTGTGCTTCATGCAGTGCAGAG AATGCGTGAGCTGAATATTCCCCAGGACGGAGGTGCTGTATGCTTTGGGCAGCTGCTGGGCATGTGCGACCAAGTCTCCCTCACCTTGG GTCAAGCCGGATATGCAATCTACAAATCCATCCCATATGGCTCTGTGGATGATGTTGTACCATACTTGGTCCGCAGGGCTCAGGAGAATCAAACAGTACTGCAGGGAATCCGCAAGGAGAGAGATCTTCTACGGAAGGAGCTGAAGCACAGAGTCTTCCGAAGGAACTAG